In a single window of the Rhopalosiphum padi isolate XX-2018 chromosome 1, ASM2088224v1, whole genome shotgun sequence genome:
- the LOC132917814 gene encoding uncharacterized protein LOC132917814, with protein MLSSCFGLPLRTGTNIIAIINLIASICYICYYIWDYTFSHSTVSKSLEFNEIDQLFEATDKMVLNYITLVFMLVGFSSLFASFGLKQATLNNATHKIYLWLLIGYVQLGTVFTIEIVVLMKHSNFVKHHIFGLIVYFALLDAILVYQLLVVQSFYKEEKLIEETNYSRLRSDLTSQIEEQDEEEFQNVDL; from the exons atgctttcGTCGTGCTTTGGATTGCCTTTGCGAACAGGAACAAATATTATCGCGATTATTAATTtg atcgcatcgatttgttatatttgttattacatttGGGACTATACTTTTAGTCACTCAACGGTAAGCAAAAGTTTGGAATTCAATGAAATTGATCAGTTATTTGAAGCTACAGaca AAATGGTTTTGAATTACATCACATTAGTTTTTATGCTCGTTGGATTTTCTTCACTGTTCGCAAGTTTTGGCTTGAAACAAGCAACATTGAAT aatGCTACACACAAGATTTATCTGTGGCTTTTGATTGGTTATGTCCAACTTGGTACAGTTTTCACCATTGAAATTGTTGTACTTATGAAACATTCAAATTTCGTCAAACATCATATATTTGGATTGATCGTATACTTTGCGCTTTTGGacg ctattttaGTATACCAGCTGTTAGTAGTACAGTCATTCTATAAAGAAGAGAAATTAATTGAAGAGACCAATTACTCTAGACTGCGTTCGGACTTAACATCACAAATTGAAGAACAAGATGAAGAAGAGTTTCAAAATGTAGATCtttaa
- the LOC132921259 gene encoding CLK4-associating serine/arginine rich protein-like, with translation MWHEARKQEKKIRGLLVDYQRRAQRRKDYYEKIKADPTQFLQLHGRQCKIHIDPSIAIAANSPATMMPWQGNEEIMIDRFDARAHLDFIREPKNDDEDEQMSYEERHLNYERYRILVQNDFLTISESKFLHQLYLEEKFGPVTKSDADDAKKKSTANAAIPYKYSDEDTIQTDDSRKYLDIKPKTEGSDESDEESEVDFDLSIDVSKIGTDQANELNSTAHGFGMTTNDFYSFLNNDLEEAENIQLARLAEEEKAMFAGRRSRRERRAFRLKALEGKALSPLSYATRKSPSYTDFDQLSSMMTSRSPTPENSGQVTYITSFGDEEPTTNDKSKTGTKSKSSKNHSRKKRCSRSRSPRRKSRSLSKGHNRRYRSRSRNKSVSPIRNNVQLPVVQKPPPVQRYYGRRGNDSSSELSISDDDDKDKNKNTNNIKPPLPDLSLSSSSKKQGSSDSKPTPQELMKRKMKVLLNKQYKADKKAQRERELKMEREQMEREEEIKELSLKMRRKRRQLRHPENSSSSSRSKSRSKSSSSSSSSSSSNYSRYRSRRRRSRSRSGGRRSRSRSGVRRRSKSGDRRRSKSGDRRRSKSGDRRRSKSGDRRRRSRSDDKRRSRRSEERDRYRRDDRRDYDRRDDYRYRRSPERRDRRVDRRDSPIRKEIKQRESPTKKEFKQYRESPVRKEIKQREFPDRSKRENVDRPVVKITYEASPKRYVSSTKVQPNLKPLVDYD, from the exons atgtgGCACGAAGCAAGAAAACAAGAGAAAAAAATTCGTGGCCTATTGGTTGACTATCAAAGGCGAGCTCAGCGTCGAAaggattattatgaaaaaatt aaagctgatcctacacaatttttacAATTGCACGGTCGCCAATGTAAAATACATATCGATCCAAGCATTGCAATAGCTGCCAATAGCCCTGCTACTAT GATGCCCTGGCAAGGGAATGAAGAAATAATGATTGACCGGTTTGATGCACGAGCTCATCTAGATTTTATTAGAGAACCTAAGAATGACGATGAAGATGAGCAAATGTCATATGAAGAACGTCATTTAAACTATGAACGTTATCGTATTCTTGTTCAAAATGACTTTTTAACAA tttctGAAAGTAAATTTTTACACCAACTTTATCTGGAAGAAAAATTTGGCCCTGTAACTAAATCAGATGCAGATGATGCTAAAAAAAAGTCTACCGCTAATGCTGCTATTCCATACAAGTATAGCGATGAAGACACAATTCAAACTGATGATTCcagaaaatatttagatataaagcCTAAAACTGAGGGTTCTGATGAATCTGACGAAGAGAGTGAAGTTGATTTTG atttaTCAATTGATGTTAGCAAAATTGGTACTGACCAAGCAAATGAGTTGAACTCTACTGCACATGGTTTTGGCATGACTACTAATGATTTTTACAGTTTTCTTAATAATGATTTGGAAGAGGctgaaaatattcaattagcTCGTTTAGCTGAAGAAGAAAAAGCTATGTTTGCT ggCAGAAGATCTAGAAGAGAACGTAGAGCTTTTCGATTAAAAGCATTAGAAGGCAAAGCATTAAGTCCACTCag ttatgcTACAAGAAAAAGTCCTAGCTATACTGATTTTGATCAACTATCATCAATGATGACTTCTCGTTCACCCACTCCTGAAAACTCAGGCCAAGTAACTTATATAACTAGTTTTGGCGATGAAGAACCTACGACAAATGACAAATCGAAAACAGGCACAAa ATCAAAATCTTCAAAAAATCATTCAAGAAAAAAACGGTGTTCACGTTCAAGATCTCCTCGTCGAAAATCTAGATCATTATCTAAGGGTCATAATCGTCGGTATAGATCACGAAGTCGAAACAAATCGGTGTCACCTATCAG GAACAATGTACAGTTACCAGTTGTTCAAAAACCACCGCCTGTTCAACG atattatggtCGTAGAGGAAATGACTCATCATCAGAATTAAGTATTTCAGATGATGAtgacaaagataaaaataaaaatacaaataacattaaACCTCC attaccAGATCTCAGTCTTTCTTCTTCCAGCAAAAAA CAAGGCTCAAGTGACAGCAAACCAACTCCACAAGAATTAATGAAACGAAAAATGAAAGTTTTGCTTAACAAACAAT ATAAAGCCGATAAAAAAGCTCAAAGAGAACGAGAACTTAAAATGGAAAGAGAACAAATGGAACGAGAAGAAGAAATTAAAGAATTGTCATTAAAAATGAGAAGaaa gaGACGGCAGTTACGTCATCCAGAGAATAGTTCTTCATCATCACGATCTAAATCGCGTTCAAAATCTAGTAGTTCTAGTAGCTCAAGTTCAAGTTCAAACTATTCCAG gtATCGAAGTCGTAGACGTAGATCTAGATCAAGGAGTGGTGGACGTAGGTCTAGATCAAGAAGTGGTGTTCGTCGAAGGTCTAAAAGTGGCGATCGACGAAGGTCTAAAAGTGGCGATCGACGAAGGTCTAAAAGTGGCGATCGACGAAGGTCTAAAAGTGGTGATCGACGTCGTCGATCTAGAAGTGATGATAAAAGAAGGTCTAGACGGAGTGAAGAACGAGATAGATATAGAAGAGATGATAGACGGGATTATGATCGTAGAGATGATTATCGTTACCGTCGTAGCCCTGAAAGGAGAGATAGAAGAGTAGACAGAAGAGACAGTCCAATTAGAAAGGAAATAAAACAAAGGGAGAGTCCCACTAAGAAAGAATTTAAACAGTATAGGGAAAGTCCAGTTAGGAAGGAAATTAAGCAAAGGGAATTTCCTGATCGTAGTAAAAGAGAAAATGTAGATCGCCCAGTTGTCAAAATAACATATGAAGCAAGTCCAAAACGATATGTGTCAAGTACTAAAGTACAACCCAATTTAAA gccACTTGTAGATTATGATTGA
- the LOC132921275 gene encoding T-box transcription factor T-like: MNINSREMTTAELQNLTWGKRHQVRSRLLDAQLWSEFLAINNEMIVTKTGRRMFPVIKTQVTGLCPGDMYTVFLEFVQVVGQRWKYINSEWSPTTTSDPATKNPFYKHPESPNFGKHWMDQPISFAKIKLTNRPDNPGQTHLNSLHQYETKLHIVKVGDPDDVQIFAMPQTRFMAVTAYQNEEVTKLKIKYNPFAKAFKDTKVKAEEKDRREHQDVYQPALGYESSLNFSHHENYNTTTSDDWLSQYGGQREPINRCQCTACYFVKPQVNHKKCVPIYSSGQDDEHTAYQQASYSWTQLGG; the protein is encoded by the exons atgaatattaattcgAGAGAAATGACTACTGCCGAATTACAGAACTTGACTTGGGGCAAAAGGCATCAAGTGCGATCAAGATTGTTGGATGCTCAACTTTGGTCCGAATTTTTAGCCATCAATAATGAAATGATTGTCACAAAAACAGGGAG GAGAATGTTCCCGGTGATTAAAACGCAAGTTACCGGGTTGTGTCCGGGAGATATGTACACTGTATTTTTAGAGTTTGTACAAGTGGTTGGACAACGATGGAAGTACATAAACAGCGAGTGGTCGCCGACTACCACGTCGGACCCGGCTACAAAGAATCCGTTTTATAAACACCCGGAGTCACCAAATTTTGGCAAACATTGGATGGATCAACCGATTTCATTTGCTAAAATTAAACTTACCAACAGACCGGATAACCCGGGACAG acTCACTTAAATTCATTACATCAATATGAGACTAAACTTCATATAGTCAAAGTTGGAGATCCGGATGATGTTCAAATTTTTGCAATGCCTCAAACCAGATTTATGGCAGTCACAGCATATCAAAACGAAGAG GTGACCaaacttaaaatcaaatataatccGTTTGCGAAGGCGTTTAAAGACACTAAAGTCAAAGCTGAGGAAAAGGATAGAAGAGAACATCAAGATGTTTATCAGCCAGCACTTGGATACG aaAGTAGTTTGAATTTTTCTCACCACGagaattataatacaacaacaTCCGATGATTGGTTATCTCAGTACGGAGGTCAAAGAGAACCAATCAATCGATGTCAATGTACAGCTTGTTATTTTGTTAAGCCACAAGTCAATCATAAAAAGTGTGTCCCTATTTATAGTTCTGGCCAGGACGACGAACACACTGCATATCAGCAAGCATCTTACAGTTGGACACAATTAGGAGGATAA
- the LOC132917971 gene encoding mitotic spindle assembly checkpoint protein MAD2A, with translation MATKQQSQNAITLKGSAKLVMDYLNFGINSILFQRGIYPPESFKTEEHFGLSILVSTDNKIQQFLQPVLNQMKDWLLEQKIQKMSMVISNVNTKEVMERWDFKLQYEGSGDSNPDSVGNKELSIIQKEIRDVLRQICSTVSFLPLLDCPCAFDLQIYTKPDVDVPQEWAETAPSYIANSQELQLRSFSTSLHRMDTVVSYKADF, from the exons atggcTACCAAACAACAGAGTCAAAACGCCATCACTCTCAAAGGGTCTGCGAAATTGGTTATGGACTATTTAa ATTTTGGAATTAACAGTATTCTTTTTCAACGGGGTATTTACCCACCGGAATCATTCAAAACCGAAGAACATTTTGGTCTATCAATTCTTGTGTCAACCGACAATAAAATTCAACAGTTCCTACAACCTGTTCTCAACCAAATGAAAG attggcTATTAgaacaaaaaattcaaaaaatgtcaATGGTTATATCCAATGTTAACACCAAAGAAGTAATGGAACGTTGGGATTTCAAATTGCAGTATGAAGGATCTGGCGATTCCAATCCAGACTCTGTTGGAAATAAGGAGTTATCAATAATCCAAAAAGAAATTAGAGATGTATTAAGGCAAATTTGTTCTACTGTTAGTTTTTTACCTTTACTTGACTGTCCATGTGCCTTTGACTTGCAAATATACACTAAACCTGATGTAGATGTACCACAAGAATGGGCTGAAACTGCTCCTAGTTATATTGCTAATTCTCAAGAGTTACAGTTGAGATCATTTTCAACTTCATTGCATAGAATGGATACTGTTGTGAGTTATAAAGCAGACTTTTAA
- the LOC132917727 gene encoding uncharacterized protein LOC132917727 produces MPNSCFGCCSIRHGVSCIYIFNIFWITLVIMNDFLYRLSNYFQPHEHNSFENTTSQTLIPDLYPDEDRLVNFNSTDKDFYQSKQIRLDLSEMFMDCVFIIKLGWSVMEFYLNISLKESTYSVSPERIYAWLVIYYFNLVSGTILQLYLIFYQLFDDELLDYSLGFVEIIILVVEIYIVQSYYKQQKLAAVNDFVQLKWKYLPNSKMQSDQNKSEVIIISENPLDQTQDQSNYIPIFVKELRNANS; encoded by the exons ATGCCAAACTCGTGTTTTGGGTGCTGTTCTATTCGTCACGGCGTTagttgtatttacatttttaacata ttttggaTCACATTAGTAATAATGAACGATTTCCTATACcgtttatcaaattattttcaaccACATGAGCATAACAGTTTTGAAAATACTACATCCCAAACATTAATTCCCGATCTTTATCCTGATGAAGATAGACTAGTAAACTTCAATTCCACGGACAAAGACTTTTACCAGTCAAAACAAATTAGGCTGGACCTGAgt gaaatgttCATGGATtgcgtatttataataaaattgggaTGGAGTGTGATGGAATTCTATTTAAACATTAGCCTCAAAGAATCAACTTActca gTATCTCCAGAAAGGATTTATGCTTGGctagtgatttattattttaacttagtcTCAGGAACAATTCTTCAACTCTACCTGATCTTCTATCAGTTGTTTGATGACGAACTATTAGACTATTCTTTg GGTTTCGTCGAAATAATAATTCTTGTGGTCGAAATCTACATTGTGCAATCGTATTACAAACAACAGAAGTTAGCTGCTGTTAACGATTTTGTTCaattaaaatggaaatatttaccAAACTCCAAGATGCAGTCAGACCAAAATAAATCtgaagtgataataatatcggAAAATCCGCTTGATCAAACACAAGATCAATCCAATTACATCCCAATATTTGTAAAAGAATTGCGCAAcgcaaattcttaa